A region from the Buteo buteo chromosome 19, bButBut1.hap1.1, whole genome shotgun sequence genome encodes:
- the SULT4A1 gene encoding sulfotransferase 4A1 isoform X1, with the protein MAESEAETPSTPGEFESKYFEYNGVRLPPFCRGKMEEIANFPVRDSDVWIVTYPKSGTGLLQEVVYLVSQGADPDEIGLMNIDEQLPVLEYPQPGLDIIKELTSPRLIKSHLPYRFLPSDLHNGNSKVIYMARNPKDLVVSYYQFHRSLRTMSYRGTFQEFCRRFMNDKLGYGSWFEHVQEFWEHHMDANVLFLKYEDMHKDLATMVEQLVRFLGVSYDKAQLESMVEHCHQLIDQCCNAEALPVGRGMFKTHSRTLIAEIARSN; encoded by the exons ATGGCGGAGAGCGAGGCCGAGACCCCCAGCACGCCCGGCGAGTTCGAGAGCAAGTACTTCGAGTACAATGGGGTGCGGCTGCCGCCCTTCTGCCGGGGCAAGATGGAGGAGATCGCCAATTTCCCGGTGAGGGACAGCGACGTCTGGATTGTCACCTACCCCAAATCAG GCACAGGCTTGCTACAGGAAGTGGTATATCTAGTGAGTCAGGGAGCTGATCCAGATGAGATTGGACTAATGAATATAGATGAACAACTTCCAGTCCTAGAGTACCCTCAGCCTGGTCTGGACATCATCAAG GAACTGACATCTCCTCGTCTCATAAAAAGCCACCTACCATATCGGTTTTTGCCTTCGGACCTCCATAATGGCAATtcaaag GTAATATACATGGCTCGCAACCCCAAAGACCTGGTGGTGTCTTATTACCAGTTTCACCGCTCCCTAAGGACCATGAGCTACAGAGGAACGTTTCAGGAGTTCTGCAGAAGGTTTATGAATGACAAGT TAGGATACGGTTCGTGGTTTGAACATGTGCAAGAGTTTTGGGAACATCACATGGATGCCAATGTACTTTTTCTCAAGTATGAAGATATGCATAAG GACCTAGCAACGATGGTTGAGCAGCTGGTGAGGTTCTTAGGAGTTTCTTATGACAAAGCACAGTTGGAATCCATGGTGGAACACTGCCATCAACTCATTGATCAGTGCTGTAATGCAGAAGCACTTCCCGTTGGCAGGGGTATGTTTAAAACCCACAGTAGAACTCTTATTGCGGAAATTGCAAGAAGCAACTGA
- the SULT4A1 gene encoding sulfotransferase 4A1 isoform X2 — translation MAESEAETPSTPGEFESKYFEYNGVRLPPFCRGKMEEIANFPVRDSDVWIVTYPKSGTGLLQEVVYLVSQGADPDEIGLMNIDEQLPVLEYPQPGLDIIKELTSPRLIKSHLPYRFLPSDLHNGNSKVIYMARNPKDLVVSYYQFHRSLRTMSYRGTFQEFCRRFMNDKLGYGSWFEHVQEFWEHHMDANVLFLKYEDMHKDLATMVEQLVRFLGVSYDKAQLESMVEHCHQLIDQCCNAEALPVGRAH, via the exons ATGGCGGAGAGCGAGGCCGAGACCCCCAGCACGCCCGGCGAGTTCGAGAGCAAGTACTTCGAGTACAATGGGGTGCGGCTGCCGCCCTTCTGCCGGGGCAAGATGGAGGAGATCGCCAATTTCCCGGTGAGGGACAGCGACGTCTGGATTGTCACCTACCCCAAATCAG GCACAGGCTTGCTACAGGAAGTGGTATATCTAGTGAGTCAGGGAGCTGATCCAGATGAGATTGGACTAATGAATATAGATGAACAACTTCCAGTCCTAGAGTACCCTCAGCCTGGTCTGGACATCATCAAG GAACTGACATCTCCTCGTCTCATAAAAAGCCACCTACCATATCGGTTTTTGCCTTCGGACCTCCATAATGGCAATtcaaag GTAATATACATGGCTCGCAACCCCAAAGACCTGGTGGTGTCTTATTACCAGTTTCACCGCTCCCTAAGGACCATGAGCTACAGAGGAACGTTTCAGGAGTTCTGCAGAAGGTTTATGAATGACAAGT TAGGATACGGTTCGTGGTTTGAACATGTGCAAGAGTTTTGGGAACATCACATGGATGCCAATGTACTTTTTCTCAAGTATGAAGATATGCATAAG GACCTAGCAACGATGGTTGAGCAGCTGGTGAGGTTCTTAGGAGTTTCTTATGACAAAGCACAGTTGGAATCCATGGTGGAACACTGCCATCAACTCATTGATCAGTGCTGTAATGCAGAAGCACTTCCCGTTGGCAGGG
- the SULT4A1 gene encoding sulfotransferase 4A1 isoform X3 gives MDLLAIKPSLVHGQGSEKELGTGLLQEVVYLVSQGADPDEIGLMNIDEQLPVLEYPQPGLDIIKELTSPRLIKSHLPYRFLPSDLHNGNSKVIYMARNPKDLVVSYYQFHRSLRTMSYRGTFQEFCRRFMNDKLGYGSWFEHVQEFWEHHMDANVLFLKYEDMHKDLATMVEQLVRFLGVSYDKAQLESMVEHCHQLIDQCCNAEALPVGRGMFKTHSRTLIAEIARSN, from the exons ATGGATCTGCTAGCAATCAAGCCAAGTCTAGTGCATGGCCAAGGGTCTGAAAAAGAACTAG GCACAGGCTTGCTACAGGAAGTGGTATATCTAGTGAGTCAGGGAGCTGATCCAGATGAGATTGGACTAATGAATATAGATGAACAACTTCCAGTCCTAGAGTACCCTCAGCCTGGTCTGGACATCATCAAG GAACTGACATCTCCTCGTCTCATAAAAAGCCACCTACCATATCGGTTTTTGCCTTCGGACCTCCATAATGGCAATtcaaag GTAATATACATGGCTCGCAACCCCAAAGACCTGGTGGTGTCTTATTACCAGTTTCACCGCTCCCTAAGGACCATGAGCTACAGAGGAACGTTTCAGGAGTTCTGCAGAAGGTTTATGAATGACAAGT TAGGATACGGTTCGTGGTTTGAACATGTGCAAGAGTTTTGGGAACATCACATGGATGCCAATGTACTTTTTCTCAAGTATGAAGATATGCATAAG GACCTAGCAACGATGGTTGAGCAGCTGGTGAGGTTCTTAGGAGTTTCTTATGACAAAGCACAGTTGGAATCCATGGTGGAACACTGCCATCAACTCATTGATCAGTGCTGTAATGCAGAAGCACTTCCCGTTGGCAGGGGTATGTTTAAAACCCACAGTAGAACTCTTATTGCGGAAATTGCAAGAAGCAACTGA